One stretch of Nocardia fluminea DNA includes these proteins:
- a CDS encoding ABC transporter permease, whose translation MATIDAGALRKLRASTAPVEALAPRGRGRRTLGPGKPIPFGFALGPALLIGTWVVGSAVGAIDPETLPAPWTVAQTAGELIADGRLQSNLLTSLQRAVIGLVLGVAIGVVLALVAGLSRIGEAVVDGPVQIKRAIPTLALIPLFIVWFGIGEQMKLIVITTSVLIPVYINTHAYLRSVDARYVELAETVGLSRWGFLRRIALPGSLPGFFLGLRLAVTISWLALVVVEQVNATSGIGYLMTQARTYGQIDVIVVGLVIYGMLGLFGDLAVRATERKVLAWRQTLGD comes from the coding sequence ATGGCCACCATCGATGCCGGGGCGCTGCGCAAGCTCAGGGCCAGCACGGCGCCGGTCGAGGCGCTCGCCCCGCGCGGGCGAGGTCGGCGGACACTGGGACCGGGCAAGCCGATCCCGTTCGGCTTCGCCCTCGGTCCGGCACTGCTGATCGGTACCTGGGTGGTCGGCTCCGCAGTCGGGGCCATCGACCCGGAGACCCTGCCCGCACCGTGGACGGTCGCGCAGACCGCGGGCGAGCTGATCGCCGACGGCCGGTTGCAATCCAACCTGCTGACCTCGTTGCAGCGTGCGGTGATCGGCCTCGTCCTCGGCGTGGCGATCGGTGTGGTGCTCGCACTGGTCGCGGGGCTGAGCCGGATCGGTGAGGCGGTGGTCGACGGTCCCGTGCAGATCAAGCGGGCGATCCCGACGCTGGCGCTGATCCCGCTGTTCATCGTCTGGTTCGGGATCGGCGAACAGATGAAGCTGATCGTGATCACCACCAGCGTGCTCATTCCGGTCTACATCAATACCCATGCCTACCTGCGCAGCGTCGACGCGCGCTATGTGGAACTCGCCGAGACGGTCGGGCTGTCGCGGTGGGGTTTCCTGCGGCGGATCGCGCTGCCGGGTTCGCTGCCCGGCTTCTTCCTGGGACTGCGGCTGGCGGTGACCATCTCCTGGTTGGCGCTGGTGGTGGTCGAACAGGTCAACGCGACCAGCGGCATCGGCTATTTGATGACGCAGGCGCGCACCTACGGCCAGATCGATGTGATCGTCGTCGGCCTGGTGATCTACGGAATGCTCGGACTGTTCGGCGACCTCGCCGTGCGGGCAACGGAACGAAAGGTGCTGGCATGGCGACAGACTCTGGGCGACTGA
- a CDS encoding ABC transporter substrate-binding protein: MYRPNTFRPGLRGRATAALLAMATVATLGLTGCAQGNDAPVGTPDAPLPTEVPPGTTLVVADQQERLQSALRLSGELDKLPFKIEFANFVGGPAILEAFRAGAADVGQVGDVPPIHALAAGQDVPIIGSYQTNPQALKLAVAPGRSISKLADLKGRKIAYAEGTAQQAAVLKALTKAGLKPTDVELVRLQLAEFLDAVRTGQVDVAPLIEPNVTRLLRTQGASVIPDSETAGIYSGLAYLYARRAVVQDPAKAAATRALVGAFVRAWQWTNTHREEWASRYYIESQKVSADDAKRIVESLGTYTFPHLDQQLIARQQTTIDAIDAVGELPKKIKAVDGFDLRFDAAVTEAVTASGAAFAPAAS; encoded by the coding sequence ATGTACCGACCGAACACCTTTCGACCCGGCCTGCGTGGCCGCGCCACCGCCGCACTTCTCGCGATGGCCACCGTTGCGACGCTCGGCCTGACCGGCTGCGCGCAGGGCAACGACGCACCGGTCGGCACCCCTGACGCGCCGCTGCCGACCGAGGTCCCGCCGGGCACCACGCTCGTCGTCGCCGATCAGCAGGAACGTCTGCAATCGGCGTTGCGGCTGTCCGGTGAGCTGGACAAGCTGCCGTTCAAGATCGAGTTCGCGAACTTCGTCGGTGGGCCCGCCATCCTCGAGGCCTTCCGTGCAGGCGCGGCCGACGTCGGCCAGGTGGGCGACGTGCCGCCGATCCACGCCCTGGCCGCCGGTCAGGACGTGCCGATCATCGGCTCCTACCAAACCAACCCCCAGGCGTTGAAACTCGCTGTCGCACCGGGCCGTTCGATCAGCAAGCTCGCGGATCTGAAGGGCAGGAAGATCGCCTACGCCGAGGGCACGGCCCAGCAGGCGGCGGTGCTGAAGGCGCTCACCAAGGCGGGTCTGAAGCCCACCGATGTGGAGCTGGTCCGGCTGCAGCTGGCCGAGTTCCTCGACGCGGTGCGCACCGGTCAGGTCGACGTCGCCCCGCTGATCGAGCCCAATGTGACCCGGCTGCTGCGCACCCAGGGCGCCTCGGTGATCCCGGATTCGGAGACCGCCGGCATCTACAGCGGCCTCGCCTACCTGTACGCGCGCCGTGCCGTCGTCCAGGATCCCGCCAAGGCCGCTGCCACGCGTGCTCTGGTCGGCGCGTTCGTCCGGGCCTGGCAGTGGACCAACACCCACCGCGAGGAATGGGCGAGCCGGTACTACATCGAGAGCCAGAAGGTCAGCGCCGACGACGCCAAGCGGATCGTCGAATCGCTGGGCACCTACACCTTCCCGCACCTGGACCAGCAGTTGATCGCCCGGCAGCAGACCACCATCGACGCGATCGACGCCGTGGGCGAGCTGCCCAAGAAGATCAAGGCCGTCGACGGTTTCGATCTGCGTTTCGACGCCGCGGTCACCGAGGCAGTCACTGCCAGCGGAGCCGCGTTCGCACCGGCGGCGAGCTGA
- a CDS encoding SRPBCC domain-containing protein, translated as MATTRIGTQINAPRSTVYRLMLDADAVAAWMPPPGITAEVHRFEPKEGGSFSITLTYDEPTATGETRPPHRDACFGTFRTLVPDEQIIEVLEFVTETPDMTGAQTVTFTLTDADGGTYLDTLHEGVPVGLSAADNERTWHQALTKLTALAEREPRD; from the coding sequence ATGGCGACCACAAGGATCGGCACGCAGATCAATGCGCCGCGCTCGACCGTCTACCGCCTGATGCTGGACGCCGACGCGGTCGCGGCCTGGATGCCCCCGCCCGGGATAACCGCCGAAGTGCACCGGTTCGAGCCGAAGGAGGGCGGATCGTTCTCGATCACCCTCACCTATGACGAACCGACGGCCACCGGTGAGACGCGGCCGCCGCACCGCGACGCCTGTTTCGGGACGTTCCGCACACTGGTGCCGGATGAGCAGATCATCGAGGTGCTGGAATTCGTCACCGAGACCCCGGATATGACCGGTGCGCAAACGGTGACGTTCACCCTGACCGACGCCGACGGCGGCACCTACCTCGACACATTGCACGAGGGAGTTCCGGTGGGACTGAGTGCTGCCGACAACGAGAGAACCTGGCACCAGGCATTGACGAAACTGACGGCGCTGGCCGAGCGGGAACCGCGCGACTGA
- a CDS encoding ROK family transcriptional regulator, translated as MRAAPAPDEIRTRNLAVLLRHVHLSGPVSRAELAERMGLNRSTILALTTDLAAAGLVSEELPRQTGKAGRPSLVVRPESERVFVLALDVGADRLAVARVGLGGVILDRRETPRDSAAFDPDEVIESLAVLAETMIDTAGRDSVCVGVGLAFCGMVRQGDGVVRYGPNIGWVDVPVGAKLSERLGVRVVVGNNANLGALAERERGVGAGVRDLIYLHGEVGIGGGVIMGGELLGGEGGYGGEVGHMIVNPGGRSCRCGSRGCLEAEAGELALIALAGRADRTGRAAVEAIVDAAARGDTIARDALHQVGDWLGYGVANLVNIFNPTMVVFGGVLREIYLASAAQVRSRLAVNGLLAVRERVRLRTSALADDAPLIGAAELAFADVLTDPLQTLARSSGR; from the coding sequence ATGAGGGCTGCACCCGCCCCGGACGAGATCCGCACACGCAATCTCGCCGTGCTGCTGCGCCACGTCCATCTGAGTGGCCCGGTCTCACGGGCGGAGCTGGCCGAGCGAATGGGCCTGAACCGCAGCACGATTCTGGCGCTGACGACGGATCTGGCCGCTGCCGGGCTGGTGTCCGAGGAACTGCCACGCCAGACCGGGAAGGCCGGACGGCCGTCGCTGGTGGTGCGGCCGGAATCGGAGCGGGTCTTCGTGCTCGCGCTGGACGTCGGGGCGGACCGGCTCGCGGTAGCGCGGGTCGGTCTGGGTGGGGTGATCCTCGATCGGCGTGAGACACCGCGCGACAGTGCGGCTTTCGATCCGGACGAGGTGATCGAATCCCTGGCGGTGCTGGCGGAGACGATGATCGACACGGCGGGACGCGACAGCGTCTGCGTGGGTGTCGGGCTCGCGTTCTGCGGGATGGTTCGCCAAGGCGACGGTGTGGTGCGGTACGGGCCGAACATCGGCTGGGTCGATGTGCCGGTGGGCGCGAAACTGTCCGAGCGGCTCGGTGTTCGGGTCGTGGTCGGCAACAACGCGAATCTCGGTGCGCTCGCCGAGCGTGAGCGCGGTGTCGGTGCGGGGGTGCGGGATCTGATCTATCTGCACGGTGAGGTCGGCATCGGTGGTGGCGTCATCATGGGTGGCGAGCTGCTCGGCGGTGAGGGCGGTTACGGCGGCGAGGTCGGGCACATGATCGTCAATCCCGGCGGGCGGAGCTGCCGATGTGGTTCGCGTGGCTGCCTGGAGGCCGAGGCAGGGGAGCTGGCGCTGATCGCGCTGGCCGGGCGGGCCGACCGCACCGGCCGGGCGGCCGTCGAAGCGATCGTCGACGCGGCGGCGCGCGGTGACACGATCGCCCGCGACGCGTTGCACCAGGTCGGGGACTGGCTCGGCTACGGGGTGGCCAATCTCGTGAACATCTTCAACCCGACGATGGTCGTGTTCGGTGGTGTCCTGCGCGAGATCTACCTCGCGTCGGCGGCGCAGGTCCGCAGCCGGTTGGCGGTGAACGGGCTGTTGGCCGTCCGCGAACGTGTCCGCCTCCGGACCTCCGCGCTGGCCGACGACGCCCCGCTGATCGGTGCCGCGGAACTGGCGTTCGCCGACGTGCTGACCGACCCACTGCAGACACTGGCGCGTAGCTCCGGCAGGTGA
- a CDS encoding sugar ABC transporter permease: protein MNTVVTDKAAEPVAPVTELVTGYVARIRSGNMGALPSVVALVVLSVVFWIARPVFMTQGNIANLLTQGAAIAVIAMGLIFVLLLGEIDLSAGFTSGVCAAVLAVLLTDKGWPWYAAVLASLLTGVVIGLSIGAIVVKIGVPSFVVTLAAFLALQGVALKIMDNGRNISIHDETILAIANKNVPPLLGWVMYLVLVGGFSLVQYRKLRARTTLGLTGETAPVVALRIATVAVVAGAAVLVLNDERSRNPEVNSLQGMPIVVPIIIALLLLWTFVLDRTSFGRHVYAVGGSVEAARRAGIPVDRIKISAFVLCSTMAAVGGLIAASRANSVDPNTGGSDVLLTAVGAAVIGGTSLFGGRGRMLDAVLGAAVVAVINNGMGLMGYSAGTKFVVTGFVLLLAAGVDALSRKRALPGS from the coding sequence ATGAACACGGTTGTCACGGACAAGGCCGCCGAGCCTGTCGCACCGGTGACCGAGTTGGTCACCGGCTACGTCGCGCGAATTCGTAGCGGCAATATGGGCGCCCTGCCCTCGGTCGTCGCGTTGGTGGTGCTGTCGGTCGTCTTCTGGATCGCGCGGCCGGTGTTCATGACCCAGGGCAATATCGCGAACCTGCTCACCCAGGGCGCCGCCATCGCGGTGATCGCCATGGGGTTGATCTTCGTGCTGTTGCTCGGCGAGATCGATCTGTCGGCCGGCTTCACCAGTGGTGTGTGTGCCGCGGTGCTCGCGGTACTGCTCACCGACAAGGGCTGGCCCTGGTACGCCGCGGTGCTCGCCTCGCTGCTCACCGGTGTCGTGATCGGGCTGAGCATCGGTGCGATCGTGGTGAAGATCGGGGTGCCGTCGTTCGTGGTGACGCTGGCCGCGTTCCTGGCGTTGCAGGGCGTGGCATTGAAGATCATGGACAACGGCCGCAACATCTCCATTCACGACGAGACGATCCTGGCGATCGCCAACAAGAATGTGCCGCCGCTGCTCGGCTGGGTCATGTACCTGGTGCTGGTGGGTGGATTCTCGCTCGTGCAGTACCGAAAGTTGCGGGCCCGCACCACCCTCGGGCTGACCGGTGAGACGGCGCCGGTGGTCGCGTTGCGGATCGCGACGGTCGCGGTCGTCGCGGGAGCCGCGGTGCTGGTGCTCAACGACGAGCGCAGTCGCAATCCGGAGGTCAACTCGCTGCAGGGTATGCCGATCGTGGTGCCGATCATCATCGCGCTGTTGCTGCTGTGGACGTTCGTGCTCGATCGCACGTCGTTCGGCAGGCATGTCTACGCGGTCGGTGGCAGCGTGGAAGCGGCTCGGCGCGCGGGCATTCCGGTCGATCGGATCAAGATCAGCGCCTTCGTGCTGTGTTCGACGATGGCCGCCGTCGGCGGATTGATCGCGGCCTCGCGGGCCAACTCGGTCGATCCGAACACCGGCGGTTCCGATGTGCTGCTCACCGCGGTCGGTGCGGCGGTGATCGGCGGGACCAGCCTGTTCGGTGGACGCGGCCGGATGCTCGACGCGGTCCTCGGTGCCGCGGTGGTCGCGGTGATCAACAACGGGATGGGCCTGATGGGCTACAGCGCGGGCACGAAATTCGTTGTGACAGGATTCGTTCTGCTGCTCGCGGCGGGGGTGGACGCGCTTTCCCGCAAGCGTGCGCTGCCAGGAAGTTGA
- a CDS encoding ATP-binding cassette domain-containing protein, which produces MTDSPLIELRGLEKSFGPVHVLHDIDFSAYRGEVTALVGDNGAGKSTLVKCIGGTHAIDAGEVLFDGEPVQIGNPRDAAELGIEIVYQDLALCDNLDIVQNMFLGREKKHGIVLDEYGMEELAGATLAGLSVRTVKSVRQKVASLSGGQRQTVAIAKAVLWNSKVVILDEPTAALGVAQTQQVLELVRRLADKGLAVVLISHNMNDVFAVSDRIAALYLGRMAAQVRTADVTHSQVVELITSGRSGSLGIGVRA; this is translated from the coding sequence ATGACCGACTCCCCACTCATCGAATTGCGCGGACTGGAGAAGAGTTTCGGCCCGGTCCACGTCCTGCACGATATCGACTTCTCCGCCTATCGCGGCGAGGTGACGGCCCTGGTCGGCGATAACGGGGCGGGCAAGTCGACCCTCGTGAAATGCATCGGCGGCACCCACGCCATCGATGCGGGTGAGGTGCTGTTCGACGGCGAGCCGGTGCAGATCGGCAATCCGAGGGACGCGGCCGAACTGGGGATCGAGATCGTGTATCAGGATCTCGCGCTCTGCGACAACCTCGACATCGTGCAGAACATGTTCCTCGGCCGGGAGAAGAAGCACGGCATCGTGCTTGACGAATACGGCATGGAAGAGCTCGCGGGCGCGACCCTGGCCGGGCTGTCGGTGCGCACGGTGAAGTCCGTGCGGCAGAAGGTGGCGAGCCTGTCGGGCGGACAACGCCAGACCGTCGCCATCGCCAAGGCCGTGCTGTGGAACAGCAAGGTGGTGATTCTGGACGAGCCGACCGCGGCGCTCGGTGTCGCCCAGACTCAGCAGGTGCTCGAACTGGTGCGCCGCCTGGCCGACAAGGGTCTTGCCGTGGTGCTGATCTCGCACAACATGAACGACGTCTTCGCGGTGTCGGATCGCATCGCGGCGCTGTATCTGGGCCGGATGGCCGCACAGGTACGGACCGCCGATGTGACGCATTCGCAGGTCGTCGAACTGATCACCTCCGGCCGCAGCGGGAGCCTCGGAATCGGAGTACGGGCATGA
- a CDS encoding sugar ABC transporter substrate-binding protein translates to MRQGILGIAAVSLALLTSLTACGDDTSTSAGGDGAKIGVILPDSKTSARWETADRKYLQQAFDAAGIKADIQNAQGDKNAFQTIADQMITNGASVLMITNLDSGTGKAVIQKAKAQGVTVIDYDRLTLGGGAPYYVSFDNVKVGQLMGDGLAKCLADKQAAKPVVAYLNGGPTDNNAALFKSGYDGALKAKFDAGEYVKGPDQAVPEWDNTKAGTIFEQMLTGTPNLGGAVAANDGLANAAIAVLKKQKLNGQIPVTGQDATVQGLQNVLAGDQCMTVYKAIKLEAAAGAKLAIALANGEKGEAPSTVDDPEAKAKVPAVLLEPKAIFKNNVNDVVADGFVDKAELCTGEFTKLCADNGVG, encoded by the coding sequence ATGCGTCAGGGGATCCTCGGCATCGCGGCCGTATCGCTCGCACTGCTCACCTCGCTCACCGCCTGCGGCGACGATACTTCCACTTCGGCGGGAGGCGACGGCGCGAAGATCGGCGTCATCCTGCCCGACAGCAAGACCTCGGCGCGGTGGGAGACGGCGGACCGCAAGTACCTTCAGCAGGCGTTCGACGCCGCGGGGATCAAGGCCGACATCCAGAATGCCCAGGGCGACAAGAACGCCTTCCAGACGATCGCCGATCAGATGATCACCAACGGCGCTTCGGTGCTGATGATCACCAATCTCGACAGCGGCACCGGTAAGGCGGTCATCCAGAAGGCCAAGGCCCAGGGTGTGACCGTGATCGACTACGACCGGCTGACCCTCGGCGGTGGCGCGCCGTACTACGTGTCGTTCGACAATGTGAAAGTCGGGCAGCTGATGGGAGACGGCCTGGCGAAGTGCCTGGCCGACAAGCAGGCGGCGAAGCCGGTCGTCGCCTATCTCAACGGCGGCCCCACGGACAACAACGCCGCGCTGTTCAAGAGCGGGTACGACGGCGCGCTGAAGGCGAAGTTCGACGCGGGCGAGTACGTGAAGGGCCCGGACCAGGCCGTTCCGGAATGGGATAACACCAAGGCGGGCACCATCTTCGAACAGATGCTCACCGGCACGCCGAACCTCGGCGGCGCCGTCGCGGCCAACGACGGGCTGGCCAACGCGGCCATCGCGGTGCTCAAGAAGCAGAAGCTGAACGGGCAGATCCCGGTGACAGGTCAGGATGCCACCGTCCAGGGTCTGCAGAATGTCCTGGCAGGTGATCAGTGCATGACCGTGTACAAGGCGATCAAGCTCGAGGCCGCCGCCGGCGCGAAGCTGGCGATCGCGCTGGCCAACGGTGAGAAGGGTGAGGCGCCGAGTACCGTCGACGATCCCGAGGCCAAGGCCAAGGTGCCCGCCGTGCTGCTCGAGCCGAAGGCGATCTTCAAGAACAACGTGAACGATGTCGTCGCGGACGGTTTCGTCGACAAGGCCGAGCTGTGCACCGGTGAGTTCACCAAGCTCTGCGCGGACAACGGCGTCGGCTGA